TTCAACGCTAAGTGCAGCCACCTTGATAAAATTATAGGCAACTACTCAATTAACAATTTATTATTGTGTGTTCAACTCAAGCCTCAAGGTCATCAATGCTTTGTTGAGCTGTTTGGATTCAATCACATCTTGTTTTTGTGCGATTGCATTTTTCAACAAGCTTTGCTTCCTTTGTTTTCCAAGCAAGAAGATATCTGAAAAATGGCTTACAATCTTCAACCTCTCATCACCATTCTTGAAGGAATCCTTGATCCTCACCAACCACGATGGATTGTTGATGAAAACAACCCACAACTCCAATCCCTCTTCGATAAAGCTACTTCTCTTCAAAAGCTCCTTCATAGTAATTCTTCATTCACCAAACTAGACACCCAAATCAGAGAAGTGACACACCAAGCTGAAGACATCCTTGAATCCCACATGGTTCATCATATGCTCTCTGGATCGGATTGTGTGAGGTTCACTCTTTCCACACCAGATCTGCAGCAAGTAACACGACATCTTGATTCTCTGATGGAGCAAGCAGAGAAGCTGTTGGAGATGGGGGATGAGAAGATGCTGCGAGACCTTGATTCTTCTATGGAACAACTGAAGCTCGTGGATAACAAGATGCCGTCTAGAAGTTCATCCAGTTCCAAGAGTGTTGTTGTTGGAATTGATGAAGATCTGATGCAGCTCCAGGATCGGCTGACCCGTTTGGAGAAGAAGCTGGAGATCGTCCCCATCGTTGGTATGGGTGGAATAGGTAAAACCACTCTCGCTCAAAAGCTTTATGAAGATCCTTTGATTGTTGATCACTTTGCATATCGCGCTTGGGCCACTATCTCACAAGATTTCAATATGCAACAAATTCTCTTAAGCCTTCTTAGTTGCATAATCAAAAAAGAAGAACTTGATCAACATAAGGGCAAGGGAATACATGAGTTAAAAGATATGTTGTATAAGAGCTTGTTCTGTAGAAAATACTTGATTGTGTTAGATGATATATGGAGTACGAGATTCTGGGATGAGATAAAGATGTACTTCCCAGGCAACAACAATGGAAGTCGCATTGTGATTACCACTAGGGAATCCGATGTGGCGAACCATGCTGACTCTTCGAGATTGCAGCATCAAGTGCAACTGCTTAGCGAGTCTGAAAGTTGGAATCTACTTCACCAACTTGTGTTTGGAGAAGAGGAGTGCCCTCTTGTTTTACAAGAGATTGGTCGAAAGATCGCCAAGGATTGCGGTGGGCTTCCTCTAGCCATCAGTGTGATTGGAGGGTTAGTATCTAAGATGGAAAGATCAGAAGATGTTTGGAGGAAAATTGGGGACAATGTTATAGCAGCAATTTCTGGATCAGACGAGCGATGCTATAGTATATTGTCTTTAAGTTATAACCACTTGCCAAATCACTTGAAGCCATGTTTCTTATACATGGGAGCTTTCCCTGAAGACTACGAGATTAGTGGATCCAGACTCGTACAATTGTGGGTTGCAGAAGGATTTGTAAAATCGAACGGGGAAAGATGTTTGGAGGAAGAGGCTGAGGATTGGCTAAAGTCTCTAGTAGACAGAAATCTATTTATGGTTAGACTATATAAGTATGGACAACCAAAGAGTTACAGCATGCATGATATGTTGAGGGATCTATGCATTCGGAAATGTGATGAAGACAAGTTTATGAATGGTCCCAACAAGTTCACATACTGTAATCCACGCCGCATGAGTTTTCACTCATCAAACGAATTGGAAGATGTTAATGATTCAACAGAGTCAATGTCACTAACTCGATCTGTTGTTATATGCATTGGTTTTCGTAGGGCTAAGTTTCCGTCTGGTGCATTGTTTGCGGCAAGATTGCTAAGGGTATTGGACTTAAGGGATATGCGTTTCTCTACTTTCCCAGCCGAAATATTTGAATTTGTCAACCTACGCTTCTTAGGTGTTTACTGCTCTTTAAATCTACCGAGAGGAATATCAAGATTGTGGAATTTGCAAACTTTGATTGCTCGTTATTGCAAGTTTGATGAGCCAGCTGAGCTATGGAAGCTCTCTGAGTTAAGACATCTCGAAGTGGATGGAATTGAGTTGTTaaaagatgaggcaatgaagtaTAGTGTACTGAAGAAGCTGCAAAGTATTGTTTCAGTGATAGTACCTAAAGATGAGGCAACAAGTTTGGATGGTTTCCTCAAAAGAGTTCCAAATATCAAAAAGTTGGTAATTGATGATAGGGACCGAACTAGATCCATGGCAATTGATCTTAGCCATCTTCACATGCTCGAAATATTAAGATTCTGGTGGATGAGAAATATATCCTCTCCAAACGGTTTTGGTCATTGTTTCACAGTTATATTTCCTTGTAATATTAGAAAACTATATCTGCATGAATGTGAAATGATTTTGGGAGCGTGGAGGACTGTGTGTGCACTACATAAGCTGGAAGTTCTCGAGATATATGGCTGCAGTTTTAATAAGAAATGGTATGATGAAGAGTGGGAGTTAGCAGATAGAGATGTGTTCCCCTCACTGCAGTTTCTACATCTTGCACATTTGAGGATTGTGCGTTGGATAGCCGATGAGACCAATTTCCCTAGACTCCGCCACCTCTGCGTAGTTGGCTG
This sequence is a window from Salvia splendens isolate huo1 chromosome 5, SspV2, whole genome shotgun sequence. Protein-coding genes within it:
- the LOC121803037 gene encoding putative late blight resistance protein homolog R1B-16, whose amino-acid sequence is MAYNLQPLITILEGILDPHQPRWIVDENNPQLQSLFDKATSLQKLLHSNSSFTKLDTQIREVTHQAEDILESHMVHHMLSGSDCVRFTLSTPDLQQVTRHLDSLMEQAEKLLEMGDEKMLRDLDSSMEQLKLVDNKMPSRSSSSSKSVVVGIDEDLMQLQDRLTRLEKKLEIVPIVGMGGIGKTTLAQKLYEDPLIVDHFAYRAWATISQDFNMQQILLSLLSCIIKKEELDQHKGKGIHELKDMLYKSLFCRKYLIVLDDIWSTRFWDEIKMYFPGNNNGSRIVITTRESDVANHADSSRLQHQVQLLSESESWNLLHQLVFGEEECPLVLQEIGRKIAKDCGGLPLAISVIGGLVSKMERSEDVWRKIGDNVIAAISGSDERCYSILSLSYNHLPNHLKPCFLYMGAFPEDYEISGSRLVQLWVAEGFVKSNGERCLEEEAEDWLKSLVDRNLFMVRLYKYGQPKSYSMHDMLRDLCIRKCDEDKFMNGPNKFTYCNPRRMSFHSSNELEDVNDSTESMSLTRSVVICIGFRRAKFPSGALFAARLLRVLDLRDMRFSTFPAEIFEFVNLRFLGVYCSLNLPRGISRLWNLQTLIARYCKFDEPAELWKLSELRHLEVDGIELLKDEAMKYSVLKKLQSIVSVIVPKDEATSLDGFLKRVPNIKKLVIDDRDRTRSMAIDLSHLHMLEILRFWWMRNISSPNGFGHCFTVIFPCNIRKLYLHECEMILGAWRTVCALHKLEVLEIYGCSFNKKWYDEEWELADRDVFPSLQFLHLAHLRIVRWIADETNFPRLRHLCVVGCRKLEEIPSGIGEIPTLQLIELVECSKSAVASAERIVEEQSENGNNDLKLRIKKWSDFRQ